A genomic window from Filimonas effusa includes:
- the chrA gene encoding chromate efflux transporter codes for MFLHSITAFGGPQGHFSMMLSTFVKQRKDVTEQELMEYNAFCQLLPGASSTQILTLIGYKRGGISLGIITLLIWMLPACILMGALSFLLNYMDTQNQDFRIFQFIQPLAVGFITYSSYRLFKLSVNNTITRCIMAAATVLTYFLFKTPWIFPGVIIIAGIATNFSNKRIPQKEIPPKKIKWGNILIFFALFICAGSLSELARKNEWRNRGVFNLFENFYRFGSLVFGGGDVLTPMMYEQYVIRPNTAQAGLKNPRALRMTQQEFLTGSAMVRAVPGPTFSIGSFTGGMLLRKKGADMQLLGCIIGSVALFLPSVLLVLFFFPVWHNLKKYAVIYRSLEGINAAVVGIMAGSSLFLMKSISLDITDGSIAHFMNPVVIVGAFLLLAYTKIRPPLIVAACLLLGWLL; via the coding sequence GTGTTTTTACACAGTATAACGGCTTTTGGAGGCCCTCAGGGGCATTTTAGCATGATGCTGAGCACCTTTGTCAAACAACGCAAAGATGTCACAGAACAGGAGCTAATGGAGTATAATGCATTCTGTCAATTGTTACCCGGGGCCTCCTCTACCCAGATACTCACCCTCATAGGTTACAAAAGAGGCGGTATATCATTGGGAATCATTACGCTATTGATATGGATGCTGCCCGCTTGTATCCTCATGGGCGCATTATCCTTTTTGCTTAACTACATGGATACGCAAAACCAGGATTTCAGGATATTCCAATTCATTCAACCGCTGGCTGTAGGCTTCATTACCTATTCCTCCTACCGACTGTTCAAACTATCAGTAAACAATACCATCACCCGCTGCATAATGGCAGCGGCAACTGTCTTAACCTATTTTCTTTTCAAGACGCCATGGATCTTCCCCGGAGTTATTATAATCGCAGGAATTGCTACAAATTTTAGCAATAAGCGCATACCCCAGAAAGAGATTCCGCCTAAAAAAATCAAATGGGGTAATATCCTGATCTTCTTTGCCTTGTTTATATGTGCAGGCTCATTGAGTGAACTGGCGCGTAAAAATGAATGGCGAAACCGCGGCGTATTCAACTTGTTCGAGAACTTCTACCGTTTCGGCAGCCTGGTATTCGGAGGCGGAGATGTGCTAACACCAATGATGTATGAACAATATGTCATCAGACCCAATACTGCCCAGGCAGGATTAAAAAATCCCCGTGCATTGCGAATGACGCAGCAGGAATTTCTTACCGGATCAGCTATGGTTCGTGCTGTACCAGGTCCAACTTTTTCCATTGGTTCCTTTACGGGAGGAATGTTATTACGAAAGAAAGGAGCCGATATGCAACTCCTGGGATGTATTATAGGCAGCGTTGCTTTATTTCTGCCCAGCGTATTGCTGGTATTATTCTTTTTCCCAGTTTGGCATAACCTGAAAAAATATGCTGTTATCTATCGGTCTCTGGAAGGAATTAACGCAGCAGTAGTTGGTATCATGGCCGGCTCCAGTTTGTTCCTGATGAAAAGCATTTCTCTGGATATTACCGATGGCTCCATTGCACATTTTATGAATCCGGTAGTTATTGTAGGCGCCTTTCTCCTTCTCGCCTACACCAAAATACGCCCTCCCCTGATCGTTGCCGCCTGCCTTTTACTTGGCTGGTTGCTCTAA
- a CDS encoding isopenicillin N synthase family dioxygenase — MAIPVVDLSYFTGGDKEKKSAFTEQLGKAYESVGFVAVKNHGIPDKLISELYEYVQQFFALPLEKKRLYEIPGLAGQRGYTSFGREHAKGSEAADLKEFFQYGQTIEGATEFSKEEYPDNVAVTEIPEFNSTLLQAYRHFEQTGAALLRAIALYLGLPEFYFDGYLQNGNSILRCIHYPPITTPPRSAIRAEQHEDINLITLLVGASADGLQILTKQGEWVNVTSLPEQIVVNVGDMLQRLTNNKLRSTTHRVVNPPPDLWHTSRFSMPFFMHPRSEMSLACLDNCITAEHPKAYPDTTAGEYLDERLREIGLKK, encoded by the coding sequence ATGGCCATACCAGTGGTAGACCTGTCTTACTTTACAGGAGGCGATAAAGAAAAGAAATCAGCTTTTACTGAACAGCTGGGCAAAGCTTATGAATCGGTAGGCTTTGTTGCCGTAAAAAATCATGGTATACCAGATAAGCTGATCAGTGAATTGTATGAATATGTGCAGCAGTTTTTTGCATTGCCACTCGAAAAAAAACGGCTTTACGAAATACCTGGATTGGCAGGGCAGCGCGGCTATACAAGCTTTGGACGCGAACATGCCAAAGGCAGTGAAGCAGCCGATCTGAAAGAATTCTTTCAATATGGTCAAACAATTGAAGGAGCCACGGAATTCAGTAAAGAAGAATATCCCGATAACGTAGCTGTAACAGAGATCCCTGAATTTAACAGTACCCTGTTACAGGCTTACCGGCACTTTGAGCAAACAGGCGCCGCTTTGTTACGGGCTATAGCCTTATATCTGGGTTTGCCTGAATTTTATTTCGACGGGTACCTGCAGAATGGTAACTCTATTCTGCGTTGCATTCACTACCCTCCTATTACTACACCACCCCGGTCAGCCATAAGAGCAGAACAGCATGAGGATATAAATCTTATCACGTTGCTCGTTGGCGCTTCTGCCGATGGCCTGCAGATCCTGACCAAACAAGGCGAATGGGTGAATGTTACTTCCCTCCCGGAACAGATAGTAGTTAATGTAGGCGATATGCTGCAGCGTTTAACCAACAATAAACTCCGCAGTACAACACACAGGGTAGTGAATCCACCTCCGGATTTATGGCATACCAGCCGCTTTTCAATGCCCTTTTTTATGCATCCCAGGAGCGAAATGAGCCTGGCCTGCCTGGACAATTGCATTACAGCTGAGCATCCCAAAGCATATCCCGATACCACCGCAGGTGAATATCTGGATGAACGACTAAGAGAAATAGGTTTAAAAAAATAG
- a CDS encoding ExbD/TolR family protein → MAEIITPNATGKKRNTKCSKHSTRVDLTPMVDLGFLLITFFIFTTTLSDPKAIFMPLPKDDAGNTTDIAEGKTLQLFLEGPDQVKYYHGNDSSHIAATNYSASGLREVVREKVAMVKAAYKDPSETVVIIHPGNNAIYGNLVDVLDEMQINGVKRYMLVD, encoded by the coding sequence ATGGCTGAAATAATTACACCCAACGCAACCGGCAAAAAGCGCAACACAAAATGTAGCAAACATTCTACTCGTGTTGACCTGACACCCATGGTAGACCTGGGTTTCCTGCTGATCACCTTCTTTATATTTACTACTACCTTATCAGATCCAAAAGCCATCTTTATGCCTTTGCCTAAAGATGATGCAGGTAATACTACTGATATAGCAGAAGGTAAAACACTTCAACTGTTCCTGGAAGGTCCTGACCAGGTAAAATATTATCATGGTAACGATAGTTCCCATATCGCTGCTACTAACTATAGTGCATCAGGACTGCGTGAGGTTGTTCGTGAAAAAGTAGCAATGGTAAAAGCGGCTTATAAAGATCCTTCCGAAACCGTTGTTATTATTCATCCAGGCAACAATGCCATTTATGGCAACCTTGTAGACGTTCTGGACGAAATGCAGATCAATGGAGTTAAACGCTATATGTTAGTAGATTAA
- the recQ gene encoding DNA helicase RecQ — MATSTKKPAATRKAAAKKTTPVSQDTPASILHNHNIYSAVQENFGFNQFKGRQEEAIHSLLNGHDTFVIMPTGGGKSLCYQLPAMILEGCAIVVSPLIALMKNQVDLVRGYSEKDDVAHFLNSSLNKSQIREVKDDLLSGKTKLLYVAPETLTKQENLEFFSDLKISFFAVDEAHCISEWGHDFRPEYRRLREMMEVINPDIPMVALTATATPKVQSDIVKNLGLRNPNIFISSFNRGNLYYEILPKIKKEQTVKSIVRFISQNKGKSGIIYTLNRKTTEELAELLVANNIKAVAYHAGLDAKLRADRQDQFLNEDVQVIVATIAFGMGIDKPDIRFVIHYNIPKSIENYYQETGRAGRDGLEGKCLLYYSHKDVAKLEHLMRDKPLSEREVGAQLINETVAYAESAVCRRKILLHYFGEVWETENCGNCDNCRNPKEKVEARDEAVKVLKAVKELDERFPAEYVINMLTGRLTPQINMFRHESLPIFGTGKDKDEHFWNSLIRQMLLENLIRKDIEEYGLLKFAPAGEKFLKKPGSFPIVLNNLFEDANEDDDEAETGGGSAGASDNKLFEMLKEMRQKEAKKKGLPPFVIFLESSLQDMATMFPTSMAELEKCSGVSKGKAARYGKPFIELIGRYVEENNIEKPDDFVMKSVANKGSNKIYIIQNVDKKIPLETIAKNKDLRLDALLEEMETIVASGTKLNLDYAIDDLLDEDEQDEIIDYFRNCETSSLQLAQEELSEGNYNWEQLKIMRIKFLCEYGN; from the coding sequence ATGGCAACAAGCACTAAAAAACCGGCAGCTACAAGAAAAGCTGCGGCAAAAAAAACAACTCCTGTCTCTCAGGATACTCCCGCTTCTATTTTACACAATCACAATATTTATTCTGCCGTTCAGGAGAATTTTGGATTTAACCAGTTTAAAGGACGCCAGGAGGAAGCCATTCATAGCCTTCTGAATGGTCATGATACATTTGTTATCATGCCTACCGGCGGTGGAAAAAGCCTTTGCTACCAGCTGCCGGCAATGATCCTTGAAGGATGCGCTATCGTAGTAAGCCCGCTTATAGCACTTATGAAGAACCAGGTAGACCTGGTACGCGGTTACAGCGAAAAAGACGACGTAGCCCACTTTCTTAACTCTTCGCTCAACAAAAGCCAGATCAGAGAAGTAAAAGATGATTTGCTTAGCGGTAAAACAAAATTGTTATACGTAGCGCCGGAAACACTCACCAAACAGGAAAATCTGGAATTTTTCAGCGACCTCAAAATCTCCTTCTTCGCCGTAGACGAAGCACACTGTATTTCGGAATGGGGACACGATTTCCGTCCCGAATACCGTCGCCTGCGCGAAATGATGGAAGTGATCAATCCAGATATTCCCATGGTAGCGCTTACCGCTACAGCCACCCCTAAAGTACAGAGTGATATCGTCAAAAACCTGGGACTGCGCAATCCTAATATCTTTATCTCTTCATTCAACAGGGGTAACCTGTACTACGAGATCCTTCCAAAGATCAAGAAAGAACAGACCGTTAAAAGTATTGTACGCTTTATCTCCCAGAACAAAGGAAAAAGTGGCATCATATATACCCTCAACCGTAAAACAACGGAAGAACTCGCCGAATTGCTGGTAGCCAACAATATTAAAGCAGTAGCCTACCATGCAGGACTGGATGCCAAACTAAGGGCAGACCGGCAGGATCAATTCCTTAACGAAGATGTTCAGGTAATTGTAGCCACCATCGCATTTGGTATGGGCATCGACAAACCCGATATCCGTTTCGTTATCCACTATAACATTCCAAAGTCAATTGAGAACTATTACCAGGAAACAGGCCGCGCAGGCCGAGATGGACTGGAAGGCAAATGTCTGCTTTACTATTCTCATAAAGACGTGGCCAAACTCGAGCACCTGATGCGCGATAAACCACTTAGCGAACGTGAAGTAGGCGCCCAGCTGATCAACGAAACCGTGGCCTATGCCGAAAGCGCTGTATGCCGCAGAAAAATATTACTGCATTACTTTGGCGAAGTATGGGAAACCGAAAACTGTGGTAACTGCGATAACTGCCGCAACCCCAAAGAAAAAGTAGAAGCCAGGGATGAAGCAGTGAAAGTACTGAAGGCAGTAAAAGAACTTGATGAACGTTTCCCTGCAGAATATGTCATTAATATGCTCACTGGCCGGCTTACACCACAGATCAATATGTTCCGGCATGAGTCGCTCCCGATTTTTGGTACCGGAAAGGATAAAGACGAACATTTCTGGAATAGCCTTATCCGCCAGATGTTACTCGAAAATCTCATCAGAAAAGATATTGAGGAATATGGCCTGCTGAAATTTGCTCCGGCGGGAGAGAAATTCCTCAAAAAACCTGGTTCTTTCCCAATCGTACTCAACAACCTCTTCGAAGACGCGAATGAAGACGATGATGAAGCAGAAACCGGAGGTGGTTCTGCCGGCGCATCCGACAATAAGCTTTTCGAGATGCTGAAAGAGATGCGCCAGAAAGAAGCAAAGAAAAAGGGATTACCTCCTTTTGTGATCTTCCTGGAATCTTCCCTGCAGGATATGGCAACCATGTTCCCTACCTCTATGGCCGAGCTTGAAAAATGCTCCGGCGTTAGTAAAGGTAAAGCAGCCAGGTACGGTAAACCTTTCATTGAATTAATAGGACGTTACGTTGAAGAAAACAACATTGAAAAACCCGACGATTTTGTGATGAAAAGTGTTGCCAACAAAGGCAGCAATAAAATTTACATTATCCAGAACGTAGATAAGAAAATACCACTGGAAACAATCGCTAAAAATAAAGATCTCCGCCTCGATGCTTTGCTCGAAGAAATGGAAACCATCGTCGCCAGCGGAACCAAGCTGAACCTTGACTATGCAATAGATGATTTACTTGACGAAGATGAACAGGACGAGATCATCGATTATTTCCGTAACTGCGAAACATCTTCTTTACAACTTGCACAGGAAGAACTCTCAGAAGGAAATTATAACTGGGAACAGTTAAAGATCATGCGCATCAAGTTCCTCTGCGAATACGGTAACTAA
- a CDS encoding KpsF/GutQ family sugar-phosphate isomerase encodes METTILQNALKTIELEAEAIKGLTAFVDDSFRKVVETIHQSKGRVVISGIGKSAIVGQKIVATLNSTGTPALFMHAADAIHGDLGMIQPDDVVLLISKSGESPEVKVLVPLIRNFGNKLIGMVGQMQSFLAQQADIVLNTTVSQEACPNNLAPTASTTAQMVMGDTIAVCLMQLNKFSGRDFAKYHPGGSLGKRMYLRVSDLYIHNEKPEVGLNASLKEVIMVISKSRLGATAVTDTDKKVLGIITDGDVRRMLERVDDISTVRSSDMLSVHPKTITTEVLAVEALEMLRKNDISQLIVINDQQEYTGLIHLHDLVREGII; translated from the coding sequence ATGGAAACCACGATTTTACAAAATGCATTGAAAACCATAGAGTTAGAGGCTGAGGCGATTAAAGGGCTCACCGCTTTTGTTGACGATTCTTTTCGAAAAGTGGTGGAAACTATCCACCAATCCAAGGGGAGGGTGGTGATAAGTGGGATCGGCAAAAGTGCTATCGTGGGGCAAAAGATCGTGGCCACTCTCAATTCTACCGGAACACCCGCTTTATTCATGCATGCTGCCGACGCCATCCATGGCGATCTGGGGATGATACAGCCCGACGACGTGGTTTTGCTCATCAGCAAAAGCGGCGAAAGTCCTGAAGTAAAAGTACTGGTACCGCTGATCCGCAATTTTGGTAATAAACTGATAGGTATGGTGGGACAGATGCAATCGTTTCTTGCCCAGCAGGCCGATATAGTTCTGAATACTACTGTGAGCCAGGAAGCCTGTCCCAATAACCTGGCACCTACTGCAAGCACTACTGCCCAAATGGTCATGGGCGATACCATCGCGGTATGTTTAATGCAGCTGAACAAATTCAGCGGCCGTGATTTTGCGAAGTATCATCCGGGAGGCAGCCTCGGCAAGCGTATGTACCTGCGTGTATCGGATCTGTACATTCATAACGAAAAGCCAGAGGTAGGGTTGAATGCCAGTCTGAAAGAAGTGATCATGGTAATATCGAAAAGCAGACTCGGTGCAACGGCTGTTACCGATACTGATAAAAAGGTATTGGGCATTATAACAGATGGTGATGTACGACGTATGCTGGAGCGCGTTGATGATATCAGTACAGTAAGATCTTCGGATATGCTCAGCGTCCATCCTAAAACGATCACTACCGAAGTGCTGGCAGTAGAAGCGTTGGAGATGTTACGTAAAAATGATATCAGCCAGCTGATTGTAATAAATGACCAACAAGAGTATACCGGTTTAATTCATTTACACGATCTTGTGCGCGAAGGAATTATTTAA
- a CDS encoding mannose-1-phosphate guanylyltransferase: MNQHHYVAIMAGGIGSRFWPQSRTAYPKQFLDILNTGKTLIQWTFDRFAHFLPAENIFVVTSEEYVSIVLEQLPGIKPENVLAEPSRKNTAPCVAYISHKLAKIDPEASLIVAPSDHMVLDTEAFEKVALQALDFASQSKAFVTLGIKPTYPNTGYGYIQHETESAAENIYKVKTFTEKPDLEIAKSFLASGDFLWNAGIFIWQVKNVIKAFEQYEPEMNELFVAEQDNFNTDKEKEAINRIYPLCTNISIDYAIMEKADNVYVIPSSFGWSDLGTWNSAYDNLEKDYLGNAVAGNNVMIVDATKCMISAPHNKLVLLQGLEDCIVVDTPDALLICKKDKEQEIKEYVAEVKRSKGDQYL, from the coding sequence ATGAACCAACATCACTATGTCGCCATTATGGCTGGAGGAATAGGCAGTCGCTTTTGGCCTCAAAGCAGAACCGCTTATCCAAAGCAATTTCTCGATATCCTGAATACAGGCAAAACGCTTATTCAATGGACATTCGACCGATTCGCCCATTTTTTACCTGCAGAGAACATTTTTGTTGTTACATCTGAGGAATACGTATCAATAGTGTTGGAACAACTGCCAGGTATCAAACCTGAAAATGTACTGGCAGAACCTAGCAGAAAAAACACTGCACCATGTGTAGCCTATATTTCACATAAACTGGCTAAGATTGATCCTGAAGCTTCGTTGATAGTAGCCCCCAGTGATCATATGGTCCTGGATACAGAAGCTTTTGAAAAAGTAGCGCTTCAGGCGCTTGATTTTGCTTCCCAGTCAAAGGCTTTTGTTACACTCGGTATTAAACCTACTTATCCTAATACAGGTTATGGTTATATCCAGCATGAAACAGAATCTGCTGCCGAGAACATCTATAAAGTAAAAACCTTTACAGAGAAGCCGGATCTTGAAATAGCAAAAAGCTTTTTAGCCAGCGGCGATTTTCTGTGGAATGCCGGCATTTTTATCTGGCAGGTAAAAAATGTGATCAAGGCATTTGAGCAGTATGAACCTGAAATGAATGAACTGTTCGTTGCCGAACAGGACAATTTCAATACTGACAAGGAAAAAGAAGCCATTAACCGTATCTATCCCCTCTGCACCAATATTTCCATTGACTATGCGATCATGGAAAAAGCAGATAACGTATATGTAATTCCTTCTTCTTTTGGATGGAGCGACCTGGGTACCTGGAACAGCGCCTACGACAATCTTGAAAAAGATTACCTGGGTAATGCTGTCGCCGGCAATAATGTAATGATTGTTGATGCTACCAAATGTATGATCAGCGCTCCGCATAATAAGCTGGTGTTATTACAGGGACTGGAAGATTGCATCGTTGTTGATACTCCCGATGCCTTGCTGATCTGTAAGAAAGATAAAGAACAGGAGATCAAAGAATACGTAGCAGAAGTAAAACGCAGCAAAGGGGACCAATATTTGTAG
- a CDS encoding DUF72 domain-containing protein encodes MEFGKVAERELEHIDFSLPPEPAWNKTILSGEKAEKPQVYLGCAKWGRKEWLGKIYPKGTKDAQFLDHYVHHYNSIELNATHYQIYGPDIIKRWADKAKGIHFKFCPKVPQVISHYSSFRNTEHMTNDFLAGISAFGNHLGPVFLQVSERYSPAQRDNLMSYLAALPKDIQFFLEVRHPQWFSDKAIVQDLLAFLKEKNIGWVITDAAGRRDCAHMYLTVPRCFIRYVGNSLHPTDYTRIDEWVNRLSNWLDKGVQEIYFFMHMHNEAYSPELTVYVADKLNAACGLHLKKPNFIQTSLF; translated from the coding sequence ATGGAGTTCGGAAAAGTAGCGGAGAGAGAACTGGAGCATATCGATTTCTCTCTCCCGCCTGAACCTGCCTGGAATAAAACCATCTTAAGCGGCGAAAAAGCAGAAAAACCCCAGGTTTATCTTGGCTGCGCAAAATGGGGCAGAAAAGAATGGCTGGGAAAGATCTATCCCAAAGGCACCAAAGATGCACAGTTCCTCGATCACTATGTGCATCACTATAATAGCATTGAACTAAATGCTACCCACTACCAGATCTATGGACCCGATATCATAAAACGGTGGGCAGATAAGGCTAAAGGAATCCATTTTAAATTTTGCCCCAAAGTGCCACAGGTTATCAGTCATTATAGTTCCTTTCGTAACACGGAACATATGACCAACGACTTCCTGGCAGGTATCAGTGCTTTTGGAAACCATCTGGGCCCCGTATTTCTACAGGTGAGTGAACGTTATAGCCCGGCACAGCGCGATAACCTGATGTCATACCTGGCTGCGCTCCCAAAAGATATTCAGTTTTTCCTGGAAGTAAGACATCCTCAGTGGTTCTCTGATAAAGCTATCGTACAGGATTTACTGGCTTTTTTAAAAGAAAAAAATATTGGATGGGTGATAACAGATGCAGCGGGCAGAAGGGATTGTGCTCATATGTATCTAACCGTACCGCGTTGTTTCATAAGATATGTTGGAAATAGTTTACATCCTACCGACTATACACGTATCGATGAATGGGTAAACCGCTTAAGTAACTGGCTGGACAAAGGAGTTCAGGAAATATACTTTTTTATGCATATGCATAATGAGGCATATTCTCCCGAACTCACTGTATATGTAGCTGACAAGTTAAATGCAGCCTGTGGATTACATTTAAAGAAACCCAACTTCATACAAACCAGCCTCTTTTAG
- a CDS encoding DUF1328 family protein, with product MLRWTVTFLIVAIVAAVFGFTGIAAGAASIAKILFFIFLVLFLLSLIGGRRSV from the coding sequence ATGTTACGCTGGACAGTCACCTTTTTAATAGTAGCCATTGTAGCTGCTGTATTCGGTTTCACTGGTATTGCCGCTGGAGCCGCTTCTATCGCTAAAATTTTATTTTTTATCTTTTTAGTTCTCTTTTTGTTATCTCTTATCGGAGGCAGAAGAAGTGTATAA
- a CDS encoding nucleoid-associated protein, which yields MTGIDSVQLKGVIVHKVGNPTRGEELRLSANALTLNDEIVSKLLTKYFLGSFNENEQYHFTHISDLALNEVYTYVTQIFDNPASFEAQSALLAHFLYNKSTHVKVKEGEFYVAHFDDVPFGNSYVQAVGLFKSESKETFLKVFPHGQSWEVIHEEGVNINKLDKGCLIFRQDRENGYVVCVVDVTNKQQDTQYWIKDFLQVEPYADSYHHTNNYLSLCKNFITKEYPEKFEVAKSDQIDLLNRSMDYFKEKEDFSMEEFTREVMHHDEVIDSFMEYKKNYESAKSINIEDEFAIHVSAVKQQQKGFKTVLKLDKNFHVYIHGRRDLIEKGIDEMSGKKYYKLLFDEES from the coding sequence ATGACCGGAATAGACAGTGTTCAGTTAAAAGGAGTGATTGTTCATAAAGTAGGCAATCCCACCCGTGGCGAAGAATTGCGCTTATCTGCCAATGCGCTTACGCTTAATGATGAGATCGTTAGTAAGCTTCTGACAAAATATTTCCTGGGCTCTTTCAATGAGAACGAGCAATATCACTTTACACATATCAGCGACCTTGCGCTGAACGAGGTATATACCTATGTTACGCAGATATTCGACAATCCGGCTTCTTTCGAAGCACAGTCTGCATTACTGGCTCATTTCCTATATAATAAAAGCACACACGTTAAAGTAAAGGAAGGCGAATTTTATGTTGCCCATTTCGACGATGTTCCTTTTGGCAATAGCTATGTACAGGCAGTTGGATTATTTAAATCGGAAAGTAAGGAAACCTTTTTGAAAGTCTTTCCTCACGGCCAGAGCTGGGAAGTGATTCATGAAGAAGGCGTTAATATCAATAAACTTGACAAGGGTTGTCTGATCTTCCGCCAGGATCGTGAGAACGGTTATGTGGTATGTGTAGTAGATGTTACCAACAAACAGCAGGACACTCAATACTGGATAAAGGACTTCCTTCAGGTAGAGCCTTATGCCGATAGTTATCATCACACCAATAACTATCTGAGTCTTTGTAAAAACTTCATTACAAAAGAATATCCCGAAAAATTTGAGGTAGCCAAGAGCGATCAGATTGATCTGTTAAACCGTTCGATGGATTATTTCAAAGAGAAAGAAGACTTCAGCATGGAGGAATTTACCCGCGAAGTAATGCACCACGACGAGGTAATAGACAGTTTCATGGAATACAAGAAAAATTATGAAAGCGCCAAAAGCATCAATATTGAAGATGAATTTGCGATTCATGTTTCCGCTGTAAAACAGCAACAGAAAGGTTTTAAAACAGTGTTGAAGCTGGATAAGAACTTTCACGTATATATTCATGGGCGCCGCGACCTTATAGAGAAAGGCATAGATGAAATGAGCGGCAAAAAATACTATAAGCTGCTGTTCGACGAAGAAAGCTAA
- a CDS encoding Lrp/AsnC family transcriptional regulator, which translates to MENIDPIDIEILRLLQADATLTNKEIAFRLHRSVATVHERVKRLKREGYIKKMVAILDRKKINQGLIAFSQVLLNDHAAETLAGFEREVAKFSEVMECFQMTGTFDFILRIATTDMDAYHLFYRNKLATLPNIRSVQSFFVLSETKSETAYPL; encoded by the coding sequence ATGGAGAACATAGACCCTATTGATATTGAAATACTAAGACTACTGCAGGCTGACGCCACCCTCACCAACAAGGAAATTGCATTCAGGCTGCACCGCTCTGTGGCAACTGTTCATGAACGGGTTAAACGATTGAAGAGAGAAGGTTATATTAAAAAGATGGTAGCCATTCTCGACAGAAAAAAGATCAATCAGGGCCTGATTGCCTTTAGCCAGGTATTGCTGAACGATCATGCTGCCGAAACGCTGGCGGGCTTTGAACGTGAGGTAGCCAAATTCAGCGAGGTGATGGAATGCTTCCAGATGACCGGCACCTTTGACTTCATTTTACGTATTGCCACCACCGATATGGATGCCTACCACCTGTTCTATCGTAATAAACTTGCAACACTGCCCAATATAAGATCGGTACAGAGTTTCTTTGTTTTATCGGAAACCAAAAGTGAAACGGCCTATCCGTTGTAA
- a CDS encoding PLP-dependent cysteine synthase family protein, with protein MSRIPEEKFDNLWHLVGNTPMLELQYTYQGKPGKIYVKCEHYNLTGSVKDRMALYILTRAYQNGEIKPTDTIVEATSGNTGIAFAAIGKALGHEVMIMMPDWLSKERIDIIRSLGATIRLVSKAEGGFKGSIALSEELQRSGEGYFLPCQFENCCNAEAHERSTGPEIWEQLQQIGLKPHAFVAGVGTGGTVMGTGKYLKAMNPSIRIHPLEPAESPTLTTGYKVGSHRIQGISDEFIPAIVKLDELDAVIQANDGDAIIMAQKLAQQLGLAVGISSGANVIGAIKLKEQLGEDAVVVTLLSDSNKKYLSTDLVKEEPVKEGYVSTNVTFNDYRPIPRLKEPMLKRALATS; from the coding sequence ATGAGCCGTATTCCGGAAGAAAAATTCGACAACCTGTGGCACCTGGTAGGCAACACACCTATGCTGGAGCTGCAATATACTTATCAGGGTAAACCCGGTAAGATCTATGTCAAATGTGAGCACTACAATCTTACGGGAAGTGTGAAAGACCGGATGGCCCTGTATATTCTTACCAGGGCTTATCAGAATGGAGAGATAAAACCCACAGATACTATTGTGGAAGCTACCTCCGGAAATACAGGTATTGCATTTGCCGCTATTGGTAAAGCGTTGGGACACGAGGTCATGATTATGATGCCCGACTGGCTGAGCAAGGAACGAATAGATATTATCCGTAGTCTGGGCGCTACCATCCGCTTGGTAAGCAAAGCCGAAGGCGGATTTAAAGGCTCCATCGCCCTGTCGGAAGAACTGCAGCGCAGTGGCGAAGGCTATTTTCTTCCTTGCCAGTTCGAAAACTGTTGTAACGCCGAAGCGCATGAACGCAGCACAGGCCCCGAAATATGGGAACAATTACAGCAGATAGGATTAAAACCCCATGCTTTCGTTGCAGGCGTTGGAACCGGTGGTACTGTTATGGGTACTGGTAAATATCTTAAGGCAATGAATCCTTCTATCAGGATCCACCCGCTTGAACCCGCTGAATCTCCAACCCTCACTACCGGATACAAAGTAGGAAGTCACAGAATACAGGGTATTTCAGATGAATTCATTCCTGCCATCGTTAAACTGGACGAACTGGATGCTGTTATCCAGGCCAATGACGGCGATGCTATTATTATGGCACAAAAGCTGGCCCAGCAACTGGGATTGGCAGTAGGTATTTCTTCCGGGGCTAACGTAATAGGCGCCATTAAACTGAAAGAACAGCTGGGAGAAGATGCCGTGGTTGTAACGCTGTTATCGGATAGCAATAAAAAATACCTGAGTACCGACCTCGTAAAAGAAGAGCCGGTAAAAGAGGGGTATGTTAGTACTAACGTTACTTTCAACGATTATCGCCCCATACCCAGGCTAAAAGAACCTATGCTGAAAAGGGCGTTGGCTACTTCTTAG